In a single window of the Amycolatopsis sp. cg5 genome:
- a CDS encoding GTP-binding protein, whose amino-acid sequence MKTSNIGILAHVDAGKTSLTERLLFHVGVIRELGSVDGGSTQTDTLDLERRRGITIRAAVVSFTVGDRKVNLIDTPGHADFIAEVERSIRVLDGVVLVISAVEGVQTQTRVLMRTLARLKIPTLLFVNKIDRMGAAYDGLLASIARKLTPAIVPMATVTGLGTRAAKVWPDLGRAAEVLAGNDDAFLESYLEDRAGEAEVRAELATQTGRGLVHPVYFGSAMTGEGVPELLEGVRTLLPSASGSEEDVLRATVFKIERGASGEKVAYARLYGGSVSARDHVTAYRGGLDLGAAKVTAIEPGRVVAGDIAKLWGLKDVRIGDSLGSPEPSDERPLFRPPTLETVVRAENPGALYAALTALADQDPFIQVRRAGERISVRLYGEVQKEVLQFQLAEEFGLPVVFERTRTLRVERLVGTGAAVRFIELRDRDDPYATVGLRVEPGEPGSGVRYRLEVELGSLPRAFHTAIEETVQSSLARGPHGWEVLDCVVTLTHTGYFSPITTAGDFRALTPIVLGLALVDAGTRVYEPVDAFELSVPSDSVSAVLVCLSDAGGRTREVTVREEYATLEGVIPSSGVVSFERRLPSLTRGEGLLLPRFAGFEPVAGEATWRVR is encoded by the coding sequence ATGAAGACTTCGAACATCGGGATTCTCGCGCATGTTGACGCCGGGAAGACCAGCCTCACCGAACGCCTGCTCTTCCACGTAGGCGTCATCCGCGAACTGGGCAGTGTGGACGGTGGGAGCACCCAGACCGACACGCTCGACCTGGAACGCCGCCGCGGCATCACCATCCGCGCCGCGGTCGTCTCGTTCACCGTCGGCGACCGCAAGGTCAACCTGATCGACACGCCGGGCCACGCCGACTTCATCGCCGAGGTCGAACGGTCCATCCGCGTGCTCGACGGTGTCGTGCTGGTGATCTCGGCCGTCGAAGGCGTCCAGACGCAGACCCGCGTGCTCATGCGCACGCTGGCCAGGCTGAAGATCCCGACGCTGCTGTTCGTCAACAAGATCGACCGGATGGGCGCGGCGTACGACGGCCTGCTCGCGTCGATCGCGCGGAAGCTCACGCCCGCCATCGTCCCGATGGCGACCGTGACCGGGCTCGGCACGCGTGCGGCCAAGGTGTGGCCGGACCTCGGGCGTGCGGCCGAGGTGCTCGCGGGCAACGACGACGCCTTCCTGGAGTCCTATTTGGAGGACCGGGCGGGCGAGGCCGAGGTGCGGGCGGAGCTGGCCACGCAAACCGGGCGCGGGCTGGTGCATCCGGTCTACTTCGGCTCGGCGATGACCGGCGAGGGCGTTCCGGAACTGCTCGAAGGCGTCCGGACGCTGCTGCCGTCCGCGAGCGGGTCCGAAGAGGACGTTCTGCGCGCGACCGTCTTCAAGATCGAGCGTGGGGCGTCGGGGGAGAAGGTCGCGTACGCGAGGCTTTACGGCGGCTCGGTTTCCGCACGCGACCACGTCACGGCCTATCGCGGCGGGCTCGACTTGGGCGCCGCGAAGGTCACCGCGATCGAGCCCGGCCGGGTCGTCGCGGGGGACATCGCCAAGCTGTGGGGGCTCAAGGACGTCCGGATCGGCGACAGCCTCGGCAGCCCGGAGCCCTCGGACGAGCGGCCCCTTTTCCGGCCGCCGACGCTGGAAACCGTGGTACGGGCGGAAAATCCGGGTGCGCTGTACGCGGCGCTGACGGCGCTGGCCGACCAGGATCCGTTCATCCAGGTGCGCAGGGCCGGTGAGCGGATCTCCGTCCGGCTGTACGGCGAGGTGCAGAAAGAGGTGCTCCAGTTCCAGCTGGCCGAGGAGTTCGGCCTGCCGGTGGTCTTCGAACGGACGCGGACGCTGCGGGTCGAACGGCTCGTGGGGACGGGTGCGGCCGTGCGGTTCATCGAGCTGCGGGACCGCGACGATCCTTACGCGACAGTAGGTTTGCGGGTCGAGCCCGGCGAACCCGGTTCCGGGGTGCGGTACCGGCTCGAGGTCGAGCTCGGGTCGTTGCCGCGCGCGTTCCACACCGCGATCGAGGAGACGGTCCAGTCGAGCCTGGCCCGCGGCCCGCACGGCTGGGAGGTGCTCGACTGCGTGGTCACGTTGACGCATACCGGGTATTTCAGTCCGATCACGACGGCGGGCGACTTCCGCGCGCTCACCCCGATCGTGCTGGGACTCGCGCTGGTCGACGCCGGGACACGGGTGTACGAGCCGGTCGACGCCTTCGAATTGTCGGTGCCCTCCGATAGCGTCAGTGCCGTCCTGGTTTGCCTGTCCGATGCCGGCGGGCGGACGCGTGAAGTAACTGTCAGGGAGGAATATGCGACTCTCGAAGGGGTGATCCCGTCGAGCGGGGTGGTGTCGTTCGAACGGCGGCTGCCTTCGCTCACGCGCGGGGAAGGCCTTCTCCTGCCCAGATTCGCCGGATTCGAACCTGTGGCGGGC
- the ilvA gene encoding threonine ammonia-lyase IlvA encodes MTTADDVEKAGARLDGVALRTPLERNDRLSGLAGGEIWIKREDLQAVRSYKLRGAYNLMAQLGVSEAGVVCASAGNHAQGVAYACSALRTHGRVYLPRTTPRQKRERIAAIGGSWVEVVVEGDAYDDAQAAALEFAEKTGAEVVPAFDDPRTVAGQGTVACEIIDQLGRVPDRIVVPVGGGGLLAGMAAWLGSRHPEVSLVGVEPSGAASMTAALAAGEPVALPELDPFVDGAAVRQVGAVTFPLVRDSGARIVTVDAGAVCVEMLDLYQRDGIIAEPAGALATTAVRELPSDALTVCVLSGGNNDVSRYSEILERSLVHEGLKHYFLVDFPQEPGMLRRFLDYVLGPDDDITLFEYVKRNNRETGPALVGVEIGARADLDGLLTRMAASPLHIETVDPQSALFRFLL; translated from the coding sequence ATGACCACCGCGGACGACGTTGAAAAGGCCGGAGCCCGGCTCGACGGCGTCGCGCTGCGCACCCCGCTCGAACGCAATGACCGCCTCTCCGGCCTCGCGGGCGGCGAGATCTGGATCAAGCGCGAGGACCTGCAGGCCGTCCGGTCGTACAAGCTGCGCGGCGCCTACAACCTGATGGCCCAGCTGGGTGTTTCCGAAGCCGGTGTCGTCTGTGCCAGCGCGGGCAACCACGCGCAGGGCGTCGCGTACGCGTGCTCGGCGCTGCGGACGCACGGCCGGGTGTACCTGCCGCGCACGACGCCCCGGCAGAAGCGCGAGCGGATCGCGGCCATCGGCGGCAGCTGGGTCGAGGTGGTCGTCGAGGGCGACGCCTACGACGACGCGCAGGCCGCGGCGCTGGAGTTCGCCGAGAAGACCGGCGCCGAGGTGGTGCCCGCGTTCGACGACCCGCGCACGGTGGCCGGCCAGGGCACGGTGGCCTGCGAGATCATCGACCAGCTCGGGCGCGTGCCGGACCGCATCGTGGTCCCGGTCGGCGGCGGCGGGCTGCTCGCCGGGATGGCGGCATGGCTCGGTTCCCGGCACCCGGAGGTCTCGCTGGTCGGCGTCGAGCCGTCCGGCGCGGCGAGCATGACGGCGGCGCTGGCGGCAGGCGAGCCGGTCGCGCTGCCCGAACTCGATCCGTTCGTGGACGGAGCGGCCGTCCGCCAGGTCGGGGCCGTGACGTTCCCGCTCGTCCGCGACAGCGGCGCGCGGATCGTCACCGTCGACGCCGGCGCGGTGTGCGTCGAGATGCTGGACCTGTACCAGCGTGACGGGATCATCGCGGAGCCCGCGGGCGCGCTGGCGACGACGGCCGTGCGCGAGCTTCCGTCGGACGCGCTCACCGTGTGCGTGCTTTCCGGCGGCAACAACGACGTCAGCCGGTACAGCGAAATCCTCGAGCGGTCGTTGGTCCACGAAGGACTGAAGCACTACTTCCTGGTCGACTTCCCGCAGGAACCCGGGATGCTGCGGCGGTTCCTGGACTACGTGCTCGGGCCGGACGACGACATCACGCTCTTCGAGTACGTCAAGCGCAACAACCGCGAGACCGGACCGGCGCTGGTCGGCGTCGAGATCGGCGCGCGGGCGGACCTCGACGGCCTGCTCACGCGGATGGCGGCGAGCCCGTTGCACATCGAGACGGTCGATCCGCAGAGCGCGCTCTTCCGCTTCCTGCTTTAG
- a CDS encoding rhomboid family intramembrane serine protease translates to MGEGPGTAEEMIAEAKKALWVMVGFLAIIWSVQIFNALNGYDLTREYGIEAREPGSLPEIFTAPFIHNSWAHIEGNSGPLFIFGFLAAYRGVKKFLAVTVLIAIASGLGVWFFSPSMTVTAGASGMVFGYFGYIIVRGLFDRHRIDIVIGLVMALCFAYQFTSLLPGEAQVSWQGHSFGFVGGIIGGWLFRDRRRKKAAAEPETPAFTDSTTTLFPKDA, encoded by the coding sequence ATCGGGGAAGGACCAGGCACCGCCGAGGAGATGATCGCGGAGGCCAAGAAGGCGCTCTGGGTCATGGTCGGCTTCCTGGCGATCATCTGGTCCGTGCAGATCTTCAACGCGCTGAACGGCTACGACCTCACGCGCGAGTACGGCATCGAGGCGCGTGAACCGGGGTCGCTGCCGGAGATCTTCACCGCGCCGTTCATCCACAACAGCTGGGCCCACATCGAGGGCAACTCGGGGCCGCTGTTCATCTTCGGCTTCCTCGCCGCGTACCGCGGGGTGAAGAAGTTCCTCGCGGTGACCGTGCTGATCGCCATCGCGAGCGGGCTCGGCGTCTGGTTCTTCTCGCCGTCGATGACCGTCACGGCGGGCGCCAGCGGCATGGTGTTCGGCTACTTCGGGTACATCATCGTGCGGGGCCTGTTCGACCGGCACCGCATCGACATCGTGATCGGCCTGGTGATGGCGCTGTGCTTCGCCTACCAGTTCACCTCGCTGCTGCCCGGTGAGGCCCAGGTCAGCTGGCAGGGCCACAGCTTCGGCTTCGTCGGCGGCATCATCGGCGGCTGGCTCTTCCGCGACCGCCGCCGCAAGAAGGCCGCCGCCGAGCCGGAGACCCCGGCCTTCACCGACTCGACCACCACCCTCTTCCCCAAAGACGCCTAG